TCCTCCTAGTGtaaacattcactttaattttcctCCACCAAAGAAGCACCATATGAAATCATACTCAAAAAGGCTAGGGGGCAGATTTATCATACCGAATGCTgcctaatgcagctgtttccgcgcgagccttcaggctcgccggaaacaggagttaagaagcagcagtcttaagaccactgctctttaactcgtacgccacctctgaggcggcgtacagcaatcagcccaatcaaatacgatcgggttgattgacaccccctgttagcggacgattggctgtgaatctccagggagcggcattgcacaagcagttcaccagaactgcttgtgcaatgttaaatgccgatagcatatgctgtcggcattcagcgatgttggatGGACaggatcactacagcggatcatgtccgtccgacacttAATAAATCGCCCCCTAGAACTCATATGTGCTTGATCGAACGTGCTGAAATCTCTCAGTGTTTCAGCTCACTGTTCACCGGATTAATTCTGGTTACTGGAATTGTATAACCACACGTGGATAAAATAACTCCACTAGGAATAATCGACTCCCAAATGTAATATGCAGCTTAACCACTAGCTTTACTAAAacgttaaaatcatttaaaaactgTAAAGTAACAACTTACATACAAtacatgcaacgtgtttctcagagcTACAGTATATACAGTTTCTTTAGGCAATTATAATCACAAATGTAGTAAAGAAAATACATAAGAATTAAAATGATAGTgacgtttaaagtgaaggtcaattttaatgaattagtgcccggtttttaataatcctattaaaaacaagggcactttaattcatcaaaattgacatttcaagtgttttcttcaaaaacttacctttaaattctgagagccgctgcagcgcttccctTTAAATACTTGTAAATTACATAATCATAGTTTTGTTtctaaaatgtgtatatagtctgtAAAATGCTTAGACATAATTGTAATTAATTTGCTCATATATCTCATGTTTTATTTCCTCGCCTTCCCCCCCCTTAATGGAGTATTTTTTTGGGTGACATTTATTGCGGTAACCCAATCACAAGTGTTGCTGCACGGCTTGCTAAGTGCAATATATGGGCTTGACGTTGTGGAGTTACACGTGTGATGCCACCCAGATGCTGTTCAACCAATTAGAAGTCGTTTCAGACGAGCCAAAGCACATTTTCTACTATGCAGAGCGCCAATTATCTACTATAGgtcatattacgagtggagcgcaaagtaataaggggtttatcgtgagggGTTTGCTCTCCTTGGGAttaccactcgtattacgagttgaaagtattcgcaatttacactagaatgattaacgagactcagagctctggttaactttcacaaaactaaaaagtgtcacaaaacacattacaaagtacagttacactcacaataacaccatctaataaaaatgaataaaataaaatattgcacaaaaaagttttatgggatcaaagatatgaggtctcaggtgttagaaaaaaaaggcagccaaaggctttaacaaagatacacatatatacatgtctaaagatatagatacatttatatatatatatatatatatatatatatatatatatatatatatatatatatatatatatattagagctgcgcatcttcacctgtctcacgattcgattacgattatcatcgtaacaattcgatacgattcgattctacgatgcatcgcgatgcatcacgattactgcactatttctgcccaattttttaatttttcagaaaaaaaaattcaagcagtcaaagtattgaaattaactctttttttattttattagctcaaaaaaggacactcttcctgtggcaaagtctgaacatagcagacaacaacagtttatagaacagtaaatactaaatggcaattgttgtattggtttggaaacaatattatggcatcaaactgtagttacagagtacgtagtgtaaaaagtgcagtgctcacagtgtacttcttcaataaaagaaaatatttaaatgtatattttatatatagtaagtacactatacacttgtaaagaaacatgaacaacaaataaatgtctaacctatctatgttggttttaatttaatttctttacttacttagtaataataatataataatagacattaaattaaaaccaaaatagataggttaagcttaagttaccaccataataccttatttgtgtgaaaattgtcctcagaaaacaaaacataaatcccttataggtacaaaattacaggtgcagtccactgtgccttcatgactgtcaatttgtggcaaacaaacatcacgtgaagaatctggaacacaacacacagcacagagtgtgcacacaacacacatgtgattgtgacatatacaattagtttacacagttacagacttacaatagtactagagagagagacatttaaaacaagtagcattgaactgaactactataactacagtttcttcttgatgattatattatctttatgggatcacaatataattagttagttattagttactgttaaagcagtactacacacaactgaacagtgactgagtctgtcactgaacagtacacagcagtcacacacaaacaaacaatacataaaaaaaggacacagacatcaaggagtaaatcatggtgaagaaagggtggcacgccactcacctgaggtgtgtgtgctttatttttgtattgtgctgttgtgtgtggcactgtgtgctgtgtgtgctgtactgtctgtagtgtacagtatatttgtgatccaataaagatttactcaaggtttactcaaggcttttccttcccctatagtggtttggcttcagtctcactctctgcatagtgcactcatagacagttagacagtcacactcactagacacccagacactagagacacagtgggacacacacacaaacaaaaacattcaaaggcaccacagccagtcagccacagtcacactcacactcatagacacttagacactgggacagacacacaatcacatacaaacaaaaacattcaaaggcagttaatacactcctctcacacacactcatagatagatacatacaaacttttcaaactggcactcactcactcacagtcacactcacacactcataaagacagttagacagtacacacattgttattgttaactggttggttatattaggttaacccctacagatctgcctgggagtgggatggcatttgggattgggatcataaacaaaaacatatgatatctttcttaaagggtctatctaaaatagacaatttttagtgtgaataatattaataatcccttatgcactatgcactcactgcattgcaaacaatacaggggtgtgctgtaaacaatagcacaacatctaaaaaacagagcacttcctgattggcaaacatcgtcagtaacactagaagtagtaatagacattatacaacaagtagcattgaactactagtagatttactaactttgattatctttatgggatcacaaatatattgttacacaacacacacacagtcacagtcacacacagtcaaacaataccaaaaaaaccacacatcataaaaagagtgaatcatggtgaagggtgacactgacacgcacacatgaggtgtgtgcagttgtgtgttgtttcttttgtattgtttgtgtgtgtgtgtgactgtgacagagtgacgtggtcggtcgtgtcgtgtagtgtactagtatattttgtgatccaacaaagatttactcaaggttttaagcttcatttttcaaaaagctataagctatataacagtatcaaatataaaataacttaacagtagtctgcactgggcagtggggcacacagcactttcttctggatgtgccaaaaagaaattaaatattaatattataaacctgaatcactactcagaattatggaatatgtaggtttttctgtaagaacactagttgatccacatgctctggttggagggtgcttctttttgccgttaccacatctcctgcagtggagaaaacccgctctgcagacacgcttgtacctgggatacacaagtatcgctttgacaaatgagagaggaggggaaatatgacctcatgtgcatgccaccatttcaaagggtcttcagtgagaggcagagatggggctttacaatatttctctatttcctcttcagccttggcatagggggtcttgggttctattgtaccttcagtgtcagtgaaagactgtcccagcaaagtcatgagcagcgatgtggactttcttttgggaggagaagggttatcctcctcgatgggtgattcttcttccagagtttcttttccctcaggcagtggtacttcatccacgtttgtcctcctagatgtaactgtactagtacactcaatctgtgtttgaaaaaaagaatagaaaaaatagcattcattattacctcgagcagccagccagctaatgctatgtgtgtgctcagagagacagtaatgcataaataaatgcatgcaacagctcacatctattaggaaggactcgggagtggacggaggaggaggaaagttgactgactgtggcgttttcaaactgacttatataataaaccttgtactcattaaactagctactaatcaagctactgctagctaagcctattttgtatggatggtatgttttatgtttgttttcaatttatacatttttcaagaaacatgatgcaattaaaattacctccaaggatgcagcctcctcagtcactcctctgtatatctccaatctctcctcctctgtgagaataaaaggcagtcccttaaaacgaggatccagggcagaggctgtataaagtatcttcttctctgcctcactgctgtacctcttcaggagatctgttttgatggcattcttgatctcatggatcatgggtgtgtctcccatggtgtctgtcatgttctggagcagttgtgcatttagaggggcaatgagagaaacagttggattgcgctcttctgacatcagtgtggttgcatctttcattggctttaatgcactcacagcatcctctgcatttgacacatctgtttcgttgagagtgcagagatctgactcactttttctgacttctggagacaacaatgtggcagagattgcaggttgctgttctaggaacctctcgaccatgtcatatgagctgttccaccttgttgtcacatcagttatcagcttatgattcttcaggccaagacatttctgtttttctttcagacagtggtttgctgtagtgctgcggtgaaaaaatgttgatattcgtcgcactctgcctaaaagcctggagagcgtggccactttcagcgcccgctgggatgcgagattcagtgtatgggcgaagcattttacatgagggaattttccaacttgagcagcaacaatcatgttcgacgcattgtcggtcacaagcactacagatttatcggacagctgccattcttccacgacacgagacagtagctccgccagatgagaacccatgtgagactcataaactgctctcgtttgcagcacatgcgacaagatcttccagtccttgctaacgtaatgtgcagttactgttacataagactccgtcgtgactgaagtccatgaatcacacgttattgcgactcgactggcttggctcattgatgcaattacctgagcttttgtttcgtggtagagtgcaggtataacgttttctgtaaaGTGATTGCGTGACAGGATCTTATAatgtggctctagtgtcttcaacaggttgcgaaacccaaggttttccagaacagagtaaggccgtaggtccttcgctatgaaagttgccacagctttggttattctcttccctttttcagagttgggtggcaaagttgacagcattgcatcaattcttggctgatgagcttcagctagtcttgttatttccttggcagtggcactggcggcagcggcaggggttagcatctcagagtgaaaacgtctaacgtgatttctcaagttagtagtattccctaggtatttaatttttgtgtgacaggctttacaaaccgcgtgtgtcttgtccaattcgtgctttccagtatgttcataaaatccaaaatgtgcccagatgcttgcttttaaaatgctaggtgcattttttatctctctatcttttttgtctccctctgtcattttagcatgacatgtacatatgtgacggatgatgttgttgtcaacgtcgaactctgtcagtgttaaaaaaaaaagaaaaaaacactaagttccagttgtcaaaatgtcaagccgcaaatgtaaaatcaacaagtactagtaacttcaactactttgccaatgccatacattttgcgaacataaattttaaaacaaattgcattgcaggggacatcactcactgacactgtaagttactttaatatattacacacttaaaggtgcaatgaaacccaaacatttactttcatgattcagatagagaatacaattttaaataaacatcataa
The nucleotide sequence above comes from Bombina bombina isolate aBomBom1 chromosome 7, aBomBom1.pri, whole genome shotgun sequence. Encoded proteins:
- the LOC128635945 gene encoding E3 SUMO-protein ligase ZBED1-like, encoding MIVAAQVGKFPHVKCFAHTLNLASQRALKVATLSRLLGRVRRISTFFHRSTTANHCLKEKQKCLGLKNHKLITDVTTRWNSSYDMVERFLEQQPAISATLLSPEVRKSESDLCTLNETDVSNAEDAVSALKPMKDATTLMSEERNPTVSLIAPLNAQLLQNMTDTMGDTPMIHEIKNAIKTDLLKRYSSEAEKKILYTASALDPRFKGLPFILTEEERLEIYRGVTEEAASLEIECTSTVTSRRTNVDEVPLPEGKETLEEESPIEEDNPSPPKRKSTSLLMTLLGQSFTDTEGTIEPKTPYAKAEEEIEKYCKAPSLPLTEDPLKWWHAHEVIFPLLSHLSKRYLCIPGTSVSAERVFSTAGDVVTAKRSTLQPEHVDQLVFLQKNLHIP